From the Synechococcus sp. HK01-R genome, one window contains:
- a CDS encoding ATP adenylyltransferase encodes MAEQRLWKAALGRSDEAEQCGALKPLKTEIVSLGSWASQFECRRLQSRLPRHLQPAGPKPNPFRPWDPNLEVEGVGRGHMLILNKYPVQRGHMLLITRQWAAQTGWLNKEDWHAVQSVDQDTTGLWFFNSGPLAGASQPHRHLQLLPRNKLTAICPRATWFETRLSQQSDAQQGAAQLGALEHSCGVRARDSNEQDLYRLYTDLVVELGLGDPAKEPVPRHPYNLLLSPTWIAVILRNREKARGFSINGLGFAGYLLATDDSDVAWLKRHGPEELLKAVVA; translated from the coding sequence ATGGCTGAGCAACGACTTTGGAAAGCAGCTCTTGGCCGTAGTGATGAAGCCGAGCAGTGCGGTGCACTCAAACCACTGAAAACGGAGATCGTGAGCCTGGGATCCTGGGCCTCTCAGTTCGAATGCCGGCGTCTTCAGAGCCGCCTGCCCCGACATCTGCAACCAGCCGGACCAAAACCCAATCCATTCAGACCATGGGATCCAAATCTGGAAGTCGAAGGCGTTGGCCGGGGTCACATGTTGATTCTCAACAAATATCCCGTGCAACGGGGCCACATGCTGTTGATCACACGGCAGTGGGCAGCGCAGACGGGTTGGCTGAACAAAGAGGACTGGCACGCCGTGCAGAGTGTTGATCAAGACACGACAGGGTTGTGGTTCTTCAACAGTGGCCCGCTGGCAGGAGCCAGCCAACCCCATCGGCATCTTCAGCTGCTGCCAAGAAACAAGCTCACAGCGATCTGTCCAAGAGCAACCTGGTTTGAGACACGGTTGAGCCAACAATCCGATGCCCAGCAGGGCGCTGCTCAGCTTGGAGCGCTCGAACACTCCTGTGGGGTTCGAGCTCGCGACAGCAATGAGCAGGATCTCTACAGGCTCTACACAGATCTGGTCGTCGAACTGGGTCTAGGCGATCCAGCCAAGGAGCCTGTACCACGCCACCCCTACAACCTGCTGCTCTCACCAACCTGGATAGCCGTGATTCTGCGCAATCGAGAGAAAGCCAGGGGCTTCAGCATCAATGGTCTGGGCTTTGCCGGATATCTCCTAGCGACCGATGACTCTGACGTGGCGTGGCTGAAGA
- a CDS encoding SpoIID/LytB domain-containing protein — MPRHGHRVALFILLISSAGIGWRLVDQLAPPADLGAEKNQEPLLDALLQGQSPSQARANQATVPKAAKAVERGYPVPRVPPASSSLNPALRVALLSQYPVQSVVIAQGASCLTTSGQLLSSTVLQSMLRGDSHRQPWFCQSDPGSSIQVNGKAYTGRITLHRQGAGWLAVNMLDLERYVASVVGAEMPSHWRKEALKAQAVAARSYALVHLVRPASSIYNLGDTTRWQAFSGLSSESEATRSATDATRGMVLSYRGGLVESLYAATSEISAEAHGHLGASMSQHGAQELAQQGLAFNEILGRFYQGASIARLKADG; from the coding sequence CCTGCTGATCAGCAGCGCAGGCATTGGTTGGCGGCTTGTTGACCAGCTGGCACCGCCTGCTGATCTTGGAGCTGAGAAGAACCAGGAGCCACTCTTGGATGCGCTGCTTCAGGGGCAAAGCCCATCACAGGCGAGAGCCAATCAAGCAACGGTGCCTAAGGCAGCAAAAGCGGTGGAGAGGGGCTACCCCGTACCCCGGGTCCCACCAGCCTCCAGCTCCCTCAATCCAGCCCTTCGCGTGGCATTGCTCAGCCAATATCCAGTGCAGAGCGTGGTGATTGCTCAAGGTGCAAGCTGTCTGACGACATCCGGCCAGCTCCTCTCATCAACCGTTCTGCAGAGCATGCTGCGCGGTGATAGCCATCGTCAGCCTTGGTTCTGCCAATCGGATCCTGGCAGCAGCATTCAGGTGAATGGAAAGGCCTACACCGGTCGAATCACGCTGCATCGGCAGGGTGCAGGTTGGCTGGCCGTGAACATGCTTGATCTGGAGCGATACGTTGCTTCCGTGGTGGGCGCAGAGATGCCATCCCACTGGAGGAAGGAAGCCCTCAAAGCGCAGGCCGTTGCAGCGCGTTCCTACGCCCTGGTGCATTTGGTGCGACCCGCCAGCTCGATCTACAACCTTGGAGACACAACCCGCTGGCAGGCCTTTTCAGGATTGAGCAGTGAATCAGAGGCGACACGATCAGCCACCGATGCCACCCGTGGAATGGTGTTGAGTTACCGAGGAGGCCTCGTGGAGAGCCTGTATGCAGCCACGAGTGAGATCAGCGCAGAAGCCCATGGCCACCTCGGGGCGAGCATGAGCCAGCACGGTGCCCAGGAGCTCGCGCAACAGGGTCTGGCCTTCAATGAGATTCTTGGCCGCTTCTACCAGGGAGCATCAATCGCTCGACTCAAGGCTGATGGCTGA